TCGGCAGATGCAGGTACGTGTACGCGTCACGGGCGAAGGCGACCCGTGCCTCGCCCGATGCTGGGCGAGCAGGTGTTCGATGCCTCCAGAGGCGAAGTCGAAGTAGGCGAGCCAGAAGCTCGCGGCAACTACCAGACCGAGCACCGCCGCCGTGATGACGCTGGCACTCAGATGCGTTGAGCGGGCTCCGAAGCCGATCGACACGAGCGATTCGCCGATCGCGATGACGATGATCAGGCCGTGGCGCTCGGCGAAGTGGGTCGGATTTACCCGCCAGCCCCGTAGGCCGAAGAGGTTGGGGCCGAACATCCCCGCCAGGAAGGCGACGGCCCAAAGCACTGGCCGGACATCCGCCGGGACGAATGCCGCGGCCAGGACGAGTGCCGCGCCCGGCATGGCCGTGCAGGACATCCGCAGCACCGCGCGCAGCTGGTCCGGTTCGTCCCCGCTCACTAAACTTATACATAGGCGCGTTCGGGTGGTATCTCTCAGAAGATCGCGTCGTGAGGACCGTTGAGGGCGCAATGAAGGATGCCGGTCCGACCGAGGGGATTTTGGCGCTGACACGGAGCTTGTCCCCGCGTTCCATGTTTGGTGGCGTACAGGCTGGGACGCGCAAATCTTCATAGACAACCTGGCGTCCCCGCTAGCCAACCGGGTTCGGTTGACCACGGACGGGCTGAACATCTACGTGACGGCCATCGAGAACCGGTGTTGCTCCTTGCGCGGCAAGCGACTTCGACGGGCGATCTTGACCCGGCAGGTCACACCAGGCCCAGGTCGACCTTGACCTCGTCCAGGGGTAGGTAGTCGGCTTCCTCGCGGGCGGCACTTACCGCCAGCTAGGTCATGTACCCATCGGTCCCACGGTCGCCGCGGGCTGCGGCCGGGGCATCGAGTTGCGCCAACCCGGCGCCTGACCCCCACCTCCGGCGTGAGACTCTCGGCGGGATGACGACCCTTCCCCCGCTGCGACTGCCCCAGGTCGGCGACCTGCCCGGGGTGGGAACCCCGATCGACACCCTCGCCGGCATCGGGGAGACGGACGGTGGCTTCGGCGCCCGGCTGCGGCGCGCCCGGGAACTCGCCGCGGCACTTCGCAACGAGTTCCCGAGCACCGGGATGCCCGACGCGGTGGACACCTTCGACTTGGTGTCGCTTCCGTATCCGACCCGGTTCGGCTTGTGGCGGTCCGCGGTCACCCCGGCCCCGTTCCTCACCATTACCAACCGAATGCTGATCGTGCGCTGGACCGAGTCCGACGCCACCCCGCGGATCCTGCTCTGGGAGCCGAGCGACGTTGAGCTCGACGCGAACACCCCTTACTTCGCCGAACTGGCCCGGCGCATGCCGGATCGGCTGCGCCGGTTCGCCGTCCGCGAGCACGGCGACGTCCTCGGCCGGCTCCGCGAGGCCGGCGTGGACCCGGCGGACGTGGACTACCTCGCCTTCGACCACCTGCACACCCAGGACGTGCGCCGCTGGCTCGGCACCACGGAACCGCAGGCGGACATCAGCCCGGACCGGGCGATGCCGGCCGCCTTCCCCCGGGCCCGCCTCATCGTGCAGCGCGACGAACTCGCGGCGATGGCGGACCTGCACCCACTGCAACTCCCCTGGTACCAGCCACGGACCTTCGCCGACCTACCCGCCGACCGGCTGCTGCCCATCGATGGGGACGTGCTGCTCGGCCCCGGGGTGGCCCTGCTCTCCACCCCAGGGCACGTGTTCGGGAACCAGAGCCTGTTGCTGCACACGGCGACCGGCCTGTGGGCCAGTTCCGAGAACGTCATCGCGGCCGAGTGCCTCACGCCCGAGGTCAGCCGGATCCCGGGGCTGTGCCGCACCGCCCAACGTTGGGGCCGCGAGGTCGTTCTCAATGCCAACACCATCGAGACCACGGCCGAGCAGTACAACTCGATCGTCGTGGAGAAGACTCTGGTCGACCGGTCGATCCGCGACGGCCGGTTTCTCCAATTCTTCCCGTCCAGCGAGCTCACCCGCAGCCGGCTGGCACCCGGGGCCGGACCGACCTTCAGTCACGGCGGGATCCGCCACCGGCGCTGAGCCGCCGCCGGCGCCAGCCGAAGGCCGCCAGCACGAGCAGGGCGAGCCCCCCGGCGGCCGGCATGGTCCCGGCACCCGTGGCCGCGAGCGTGCCGCCGCCGGTGGCGCCCGCGGCCCGGGAGGGGGTCGAGGCCGTCGTCGGCCGCGCCTCGATGACCTGGCCATAGCTGCCGCGGTTCGGCAACGGGTCCAGCGCCGGGACGCTGATCGCTCCCTGGGCCTGGAACTGCCCGGTCTCCACCGGCTCGTTCCAGTGGGCCACGTCCGAGCCTTGGGCACTGGTGAGCTCCGCGGCCGCGTCGAGCGCGGCCTGGTACAGCGCGTGCTGCTCGCCACCGGCCGTCCCGAGCCAGTTCCAGTGGGTCTCCCCGCGCAGCGCGGCGACGAGCACCTGCTCGGTCGCGTCCTCGAACTTGTACGTCGGCGCCGAGAGGTTGTCGACCGAGACGTAGTGACAGGGTGGGCTGGAACAGTCCAGTCCCGCGTTGCGCGCGAAATCGCCCCGCAACGTCGGTGCCTCGGTGCGGGCCAGCACGTGCTCCATCCACCGGTCGAAGAAGACGACCGCCGGGGACCCGTAGCCGCCGGTCCCGTTGACGAAGTCCCGCCGGCCGTCCCAGGTCGCGAGATAACCACGAACCTGCTCGAGCTGCGGATCCGTCGTCGCGGCCAGCGCCGCGCGCAGATAGGGCAGGAACACCCGGGCCGGGTTGTCGAGGTAGGCGACGTCGCGGGGGACCTGCCCGAGCTCCGCGAAGCTCAACGGCGCCCGCCGGGCGACATCGGCGGCTAGCGGGACCGATTCCCACTCGTCCCCCCAGAAGCCGGCCTCCCGACCGGACAGACCCTTGGACCACCACCCGACCGCCGGCTTGCCGTTCCAATTGACGACGAACCCGGTCGACGGATTGACCACATGCGGGTGCGCCGGCCAGCTCTCGAAACCCTGCCAGTCGTAGGCGCCGGTCCCGGGCATCGGAAGGGTGGGGTCGGCATTGGCGGCTTCGATCGGATACACGCCGGTGTGCCAGTAGCCGATCGTCCCGTGATCGTCGACATAGAAGAAGTTGAAGCCCAACCCCATGTTGGACACCGCCGCCCCGAAGTGGGTCGCGTCGTGCTGCTGACCGGCCAGGTCCCACGCCTGAAGCGACTGGAGGATCCGACCGTCGACGGTAGATGCGTGAACGTATAGATGGTGATCGGAATCGGGGTCGGCGACCGCATTGCCGTGCAGGGTCCGGTAGAGGTGCATCGTGGTGGGCGTCAGCGGGCACAGCGGCGGAACCTGCGGGTTCGGCAGCCCCGTGAGCAGCCCGGTCACGTCGGTCGGGGGGTTGGTGCAGCCGAGGGTTACGGTCTGCTCCTGGATCGGAAGCCAGCGACCGTCGTGGAGGTAGTGGGTGTTGGACGCGTCGAGCTGCTCCACGTACAGGTCGGAGTTCGCGTCCTCCGCCGAGGTCACCGTCCATGCGGCGTCGGCGTTTCGACCGATCACGAACAGCGGGATGCCGGGGACCATGATCCCGCGCTCGTCGCGCACCGGATCATGCACTTCGGCCTCCCAGAGGAACCCGGGCACCGCCCAGCCGGTCTGTGGCCCGCCGTAGAGCATCGGCGCGTGGTCCTTGGTCAACCGGCCGGAGACGATCACCGCGTTGCTGCCCCAGCGCGGAATGGCGAGCAGGCGCTGAAGCAAGGTGACCTGCGCCGCCGCCAGGTCCACCCGGCGCTCGATCGGCGCGACGTCAGCGAGGGGTGGCAGCGTGGACGGGTCATGGTTGGCGTAGCGCGAGCCGGTGAAGGCGCTAGGCACCGGACGGCCGACGTGCCGCGGGAAGATGCCGTCCTGGGCGGCGATGGACGTCGGGGCCCGCGGGTCGTCGAGCGGAAGGAGGTCTTCGAAGATGGTCTCGGCATGGGGCTGGCCGTATTCGTTGACCAGATCGAGGTAGGTGACCGCCGCCCCGAGCTCGCTGCCGCCGAACTCGCCGAAAAACCTCGCCGCGTACTCGCCGAAGCCCAGACTGTCACCGACCGTCCAGGATGCGATCGGGTAATCGTTGAGCAGAAGGAACTCGGCCGGCAGCTTCGTGACGTCGGTCTCGGCCTGGCGGATGTATGCGTTTATGCCGTCGGTGAATCGCTGGAGCCCGATCCGGTAAGCGGACGGGAGCCGGGAAAATTCGGCGTCGAGCAGCGCGGTCCCCTCGCTGGCGCGGTGAACCGCCATATCCATCGGCAACCCGCTGGGCCCGATCAGCTGGGCGAGCGTCCCGTGCCCGACATGGCGGAAGACCTCCATCTGGAACAGCCGATCCTGGGCCATCGCGTAGCCGATCCCGTAGTAGAGGTCGGCCTCGCTCGACGCGGTGATGGTCGGCACCCCGTAGCTGGGATCCCGGTAGATGAGGACGTTCGGGTCGCCCGGCGCGGGGCTGCCCTCGCCCTGGCCCTGGAACTGCATCGACTTGTAGGTCCAGCCGGTGTAGAGCGGCAGCTGATCCTGGGTGTGCGGACCGTACGTCGGGGCGACCCCCGTGGTCGCCGCCGTGAAGCTCGGCAGGGTGTCCAGCCCGGATTCACCCGGCGGGACGACGTTCACCGCCCGTAGTCGATCCGAGGTGGGCCCGGCGCCGCTCGCTCCGGCTCCAGGCGGCACGGCCAGGGCCAGCGCCGCGCCGATCAGGACGAAAAGAGCGCCTCGGTCAGCTCGCATACCGTGAACTTAGGCACCGGCCGGAGATCTCCTGCCGGCACGGACGAGGGGGACCCCGGCAGGGTAGCCAGGGTCCCCCTCGGTCGGCCCGTTAGGTCGCCTCACGGCGTCGTGTCGCTCGTAGCGACTGGTTTGGGTCCGGGGGCCTAGTTGCGAACCGACCCCTTGAACTTCGACCGACCCGAGCCGGGTCGATACGGCCGAACGGGGGTCCCTCCGGAGCCGACCGGCGGACATGGCGACTAGGCGCTCTTCACCGCGGCGACCAGCGCCGTCAGGGTGTCCTTGGCGTCCCCGAACAGCATCGTGGTCTTGGCGTTGTAGAGCAGCTCGTTGTCGATCCCGGCAAAACCCGGGCGCATGCTCCGCTTCATGAACACGACGTTCGTCGCCGCATCGACGTCGAGGATCGGCATCCCGTAGATCGGGCTGCCGGGCGAGTCCCGCGCCGCCGGGTTCACGACGTCGTTGGCGCCGACGACCAGCACGACGTCGGTCTGTGGAAACGTCGGGTTGATCTCATCCATCTCTTTGAGGTGCTCGTAGGGGACATTCGCCTCGGCGAGCAGAACGTTCATGTGGCCCGGCATCCGACCGGCCACCGGGTGAATGGCGTAGGCGACCGCGGCGCCCCTGGCTTCGAGCAGCTCGGCTAGTTCGCGGATCGTGTGCTGGGCCTGGGCGACCGCCAGCCCGTAGCCCGGGACGATCACGACCCGGCGCGAGTAGGCAAGCAGGACCGCGACGTCATCGACCGAACCCGTCCGCACCGCCCGGTCGCCGGCGCCCGCGGCCAGCGCCACAGATGTCCCGCTCGCGGTGAACGACCCGAACAGGATGTTCGGGAGCGAGCGCCCCATGGCCTGGCTCATCAGCCGGGTGAGGACCGTTCCGGATGCACCGACGAGGGTCCCCGCGACGAGTAACAGGGTGTTGTGCAGGACCGCACCCGAGGCCGCGACGGCGAGCCCGGTGAACGAGTTGAGCAGGCTGATCACGACCGGCACGTCGGCCCCGCCGACCGGCAGGACGAACAGCACGCCGAGCACGAGCGCGGCAACCGCCAGGATGGCGAGGGCCGGTGTGCTCCCCGTCACCAGCACGACGACCAACAGCACGAGCACCACGGCCGCAACAGCCGAGTTGATGTATCTGCCACCCGGGATCGTCACCGGCCGGCCGGTCATGAGCTCCTGAAGCTTGGCGAAGGTCAGGACGCTGCCGGTGAACGAGACGCACCCGACCGCCGTGCTGAATACCACGGCGAGCGCGGTGCCGACCGCCGGGCCACCGCCGATCCGCACGAAATCGGCAATCGAGACCAGCGCCGCCGCGCCGCCGCCGACCCCGTTGAAGGCGGCGACCATCTGCGGGATCGCGGTCATCTTGACCGAGCGCGCGGCGGGCACGCCGATCACGGTGCCGACGGCGACACACCCGACAATCAGACCGATCCGGTGCAGGCCGGGGACGAAGAAAGTGGCGATCGTGGCGACCACCATGCCGAAGGCGCCAACCAGATTGCCGGCCCGGGCGGAGCGGGGCGAGGACAAGCCCTTTAGGGCGACGATGAAGCAGACCGCCGCGAATAGGTACCCGAGCCGGATCGCGTCGATGCGCGCCGTCACGCCGACCCCTGTCGGTCGCGGCCGCGCGAACTTCGGCTCTTGAACATCTCCAACATCCGGTCCGTGACGACGAAGCCGCCAACAACATTCACAGTCGCCAGGATCACCGCCGCGACACCCAGGCCGATCTCGGGCCCGTCGGTGGCGAAGCCAAGGATCAGCATCGAGCCGATCAGGATCACCCCGTGGATCGCGTTCGCGCCGGACATCAGAGGCGTGTGCAGGATGCTCGACACCTTCGAGATGACTTCGAAGCCGACGACGACGGACAGGATGAAGATCGTGAGCAGCGCCAGCCCGCCCTCGCCGGTAACCCCTACCGCTGCCAGGCTCCTCATCGCCCCTCCCCCCCGGCCGAGGCCTCTAGGGCGGCCGCGTGCACGATGGTGCCGGACCGGACCAGGCAGCAGCCGGTAACGATCTCGTCGTCGAAGTCCGGTTCCAACCGGCCGTCCCGCGTCATCAGCAGCACAAGGTTGGCGACATTGCGGGCGAACATCGCGCTGGCGTGCGCGGCCAGTTGGCTCGGCGCGTTGCGCAGTCCGATGACGGTGACGCCGCTGTGCTCGACGTCCTCGCCGGCTCGGGTGAGCTCGCAGTTGCCGCCGCTGTCGGCGGCGAGATCGACAATTATCGACCCCAATCTCATGCCCTCGACCATGGAGGTCGTCACAAGGACCGGGGCCGGACGCCCGGGGACGGCCGCGGTCGTGACCACGACGTCGGCGGCGGCGACCCGCGCCGCCAGGAGCTCGCGCTGCTTGGCGAGGAAATCCTCGGACTGGACCCGGGCATAGCCACCGGCTCCTTCCTGGCTCTCCAACGGAAGCTCGAGGAAAGTGGCACCGAGGCTGCGCACCTCGTCACCGGCCGCCGGCCGGACGTCGTAGGCCTCGACGACCGCGCCGAGCCGCCGAGCGGTCGCGATCGCCTGGAGTCCGGCGACCCCCGCGCCGAGGACGAGGACCCGGGCCGGCGGCACGGTTCCGGCGGCGGTCATGAACATCGGGAAGAACTTCGGCAGCCGGGTCGCGGCCACGAGGACCGCGCGGTAGCCACCGGCCAGCGCCTGCGACGACAGCGCGTCCATGCTCTGCGCCCGGCTGATCCGGGGCACCAACTCGAGCCCGAATACCGTGGCCGCACGTGCCGAAAGTGCGTCCAGCAGGTCGCGGTGCCCGGCCGGCGGAAGGAAGCTGACGACGACCGCGCCGGTTCGGAGCCTCCGGACGGCCTCGAGGCTGGGCGGTCCCACCGCGAGGAGGACCTCGGCGCCGCCGAGCAGGCCATCGAGGTCGCCGGACACCACCGCTCCGGCCGCGGCGAAGGCATCATCCGGGACGAGGGCACCGATGCCGGCACCGGCCTCGATGTGCACCTCGTAACCGGCCGCGGCCAGCTTGCTCACCGTGTCCGGGACGGCCGCGACGCGCCGCTCACCGGCAGCGGTCTCCCGGACGACGACGAGGCGCACGCAGGAACCGTAATGCCTGCATGCATCCGCTGTTCGCCCGGCCGGTCACCTCCGGCCGAAGGCGTAGGCGGCGATCGCCGCCGCGGCGGCCAAGTTGAGCGAGTCCACCCCCGGAGCCATCGGTATCCGGACCCGCTCGCCTTACGCGATGAACAGACCCTCCCGCGGATCCCGCCGCCGGCGCAGCGCCGCGTCGGTCAGCGTCGTGAAGTCGACGAGGCGGGGGTCGGCCGGGTCGGTCACGGTGACGATGTCGCGAGCCATAGTTGCGCATCATCACCGCGACGAGGGGGTGTCGACCAGGCGGGCCAACCGACCGGCCAGCGGCGCCATCGGGCCCGCGGCCCGAACCTGCGAGGCCGCGGCGCGGGCCAACGGCGCATCGCCGTATCGGCTGGCGACCGCAGCCAGGATGAGCCCGGGGCCGCAGGACCAGCCGGCCGGCGCCCGCCGGAGCAGCTCCGCCCAAACGGCGAGGCCGGCCGCCCCGCGGCGACCCGCAGTCCATTCCGGTCCGCGTCCGCACCGGTCGAAGACCGCGGGGTGGTGAACGCCCACGACCAAGCGGGCCACGGTGGCGACCGGGAGCGGCCCGGCACCGCCCGGCGTGAGATGACCGCGCACGGTGGCCCCGAGCAAGGCGAGCGTTTCGGCACGCAGGCTCCGAGCGGTCCGGGGGTCCGCTGCGAGCCGAGCCCCCACGGACCCGCCTGCCCGCGCCACCGCGCGCTCCACGCGGAGCCGGTCGAGCCCGCGGTCCGGCCGGACCAGATCGGACAGAGCCTGCCGGCTGGGCAGGACCGCCAACCCGGCCGCCACCAGCGTCGCGGCCACCCGGGCCGGCCCGCCGGGGACGGTCGGTTCAAGAACCGGGGTGCCATCGGGCGGACAGCACGCCGGGTCGGCACACAAATGGGACCACCATCGCCCGGCCTCGACCCGCAACGCGTCCCGGATGCCGATGCGGCGGGCAGCCAACTCCGCCTCCAGGCACGGCCAGAGCGTCGCCGGCGCCCGTCCGAAGACGACCACGACGACCTCGGCCACGCCTTCGGCGGCCGATTCGGCGACCAGCTCGCGGGCGACCGTTGCGGCGTCCGCCGCGGCCGGAATGTCGGTGCGTGACACCGACCGCAGGCGCGACCGTGGTGGCGCGCCGGCCGCGGAGGGCAGTCGGCTGAGCGCCAGGACGATCACGCTGCGATCCGGGCGATACCCGAGGAGGTACGGAACCGCGGCGATCACGTCCGCCGGTTCGAGCAGCGCCAGCGTGGCCGGGCCCGGGGCTGCGAGATCGACCATCCGAGCAGGGTGGTCCGCGACCCGTCCGGGGGCAACGACCCGACGCCGGACTGTGGATCCCCGGCCACCCGGCGGGGTTGTGGATACGGCCCCCGGTTTGCACCCGCTCCGGATCGCCAGGCACGATATCGAGCGGACTAGGACAGGAGAGTGCCAGCGTGGGCCACGGCTGGACGAGCGCCGTGACCCGGCAGCCGGCAGGAGGGCGATGAGGGGCGACCTTCTCGACCTGATCCTGCTCGGCCTGATCCTGCTCTCGGCGGTCCGCGGTTACCGACGCGGATTGCTCGTCGGTGCCGGATCCCTGATCGGTCTGATCGGTGGGGCGCTGCTCGGCACCCGGGTCGCCGGACCGATCGCGAACGCCTTCACCTCCGGTCGCGCGGCAGCGGTCCTCGGGCTCGCCGTCGTGGTCTTCTTCGCCGTGCTCCTACAGGAGGTGCTGGCACACGCGGCAGCGACCGCCCGGAAGGCGATAAGGTTCACGCCGCTGCGAACCCTGGACGGGATCGGGGGTGCGGCGCTTTCCGTCTTCGCGCTGCTCTTCGTCGCGTGGGTGATCGGCTATGCCGCGGAACGCTCGCCGTTCACCACCCTGGCGCGGCAGGTGCAGCGGTCACGGATCCTCACGGCGGTCGACGCGATAGTGCCCAGCCACCTCTACCTCGACTTCTCCACCTATTTACGACTGTTCGAGCAACAGGGGCAGTCGATCTTCGTCGGCCTGACCCCGCCCAGCGCGCCGCCCGTGCCACCACCGGTGAACGGTGCCGTCCCGCCTGCGGTGCTACGGGCGGAGGCCCCGAGCATCGTGAAGATCGTCGCACTGGAGCCGGAGTGCAGCCAGCAGACGGAGGGCAGCGGCTTCGTCTATTCGGGCGACCATGTGCTCACCAACGCCCACGTGGTGGCCGGCAGCCGGGAGGTGCACATCGTGGCGGACGGCTCCGGCTCCGGTCTCGACCTGCCGGCCACCGTCGTCCTCTACGACCCGAACGTCGACATTGCCGTCCTCGAGGTGCCCGGCCTGTCCCGGCACGCGCTGGCCTTCGCCGGGCGGGCAAGCACCGGTGACTCGGCGGAGGCGGCGGGATACCCGGAGAACGGTGGCTTCACCGCCACCGCGGCCCGAGTCCGCGGAGAGGAACCGGTCAGCGGGCCGAACATCTACGACAACCGCACGGTCACCCGGCACGTCTACGTGCTGCGCGCCCAAGTCCGGCCCGGCAACAGTGGGGGGCCGGTGCTCGCACCCGACGGTCGGGTCTACGGCGTCGTGTTCGCAACCTCGACCACGGATCCGCAGACCGGCTACGCGCTGACCGCGGCCGAGGTCGCCGCCGATGCGAACGCCGGGGCGACCGCAACTTCCGCCGTCGGCACCGAGGGCTGCACCTAGCGGGTCCCGGGTCAGCCTTTCCAGGCCCCGCGTCGGACCGGGATCGCCGGGGGGGTTGAGCTCTCCCACGTCCGCCGCCACTTTGCGACCGGCGGACCGGAAGCTGCCGGGGTCGTCCCATCGGCGGCCCGGCGGGCGGCGTCCCACCAGGTCGACGCGTCCTCATCGAGCAGCTGGGCCAACGAGGCGGACATCCGACGCGCGAAATCGCGGGCCGGCTCACCGTCGCCCACCCACAACGGCGGGCCGAACCG
The nucleotide sequence above comes from Mycobacteriales bacterium. Encoded proteins:
- a CDS encoding MarP family serine protease, translating into MRGDLLDLILLGLILLSAVRGYRRGLLVGAGSLIGLIGGALLGTRVAGPIANAFTSGRAAAVLGLAVVVFFAVLLQEVLAHAAATARKAIRFTPLRTLDGIGGAALSVFALLFVAWVIGYAAERSPFTTLARQVQRSRILTAVDAIVPSHLYLDFSTYLRLFEQQGQSIFVGLTPPSAPPVPPPVNGAVPPAVLRAEAPSIVKIVALEPECSQQTEGSGFVYSGDHVLTNAHVVAGSREVHIVADGSGSGLDLPATVVLYDPNVDIAVLEVPGLSRHALAFAGRASTGDSAEAAGYPENGGFTATAARVRGEEPVSGPNIYDNRTVTRHVYVLRAQVRPGNSGGPVLAPDGRVYGVVFATSTTDPQTGYALTAAEVAADANAGATATSAVGTEGCT
- a CDS encoding Re/Si-specific NAD(P)(+) transhydrogenase subunit alpha, which produces MRLVVVRETAAGERRVAAVPDTVSKLAAAGYEVHIEAGAGIGALVPDDAFAAAGAVVSGDLDGLLGGAEVLLAVGPPSLEAVRRLRTGAVVVSFLPPAGHRDLLDALSARAATVFGLELVPRISRAQSMDALSSQALAGGYRAVLVAATRLPKFFPMFMTAAGTVPPARVLVLGAGVAGLQAIATARRLGAVVEAYDVRPAAGDEVRSLGATFLELPLESQEGAGGYARVQSEDFLAKQRELLAARVAAADVVVTTAAVPGRPAPVLVTTSMVEGMRLGSIIVDLAADSGGNCELTRAGEDVEHSGVTVIGLRNAPSQLAAHASAMFARNVANLVLLMTRDGRLEPDFDDEIVTGCCLVRSGTIVHAAALEASAGGEGR
- a CDS encoding penicillin acylase family protein, encoding MRADRGALFVLIGAALALAVPPGAGASGAGPTSDRLRAVNVVPPGESGLDTLPSFTAATTGVAPTYGPHTQDQLPLYTGWTYKSMQFQGQGEGSPAPGDPNVLIYRDPSYGVPTITASSEADLYYGIGYAMAQDRLFQMEVFRHVGHGTLAQLIGPSGLPMDMAVHRASEGTALLDAEFSRLPSAYRIGLQRFTDGINAYIRQAETDVTKLPAEFLLLNDYPIASWTVGDSLGFGEYAARFFGEFGGSELGAAVTYLDLVNEYGQPHAETIFEDLLPLDDPRAPTSIAAQDGIFPRHVGRPVPSAFTGSRYANHDPSTLPPLADVAPIERRVDLAAAQVTLLQRLLAIPRWGSNAVIVSGRLTKDHAPMLYGGPQTGWAVPGFLWEAEVHDPVRDERGIMVPGIPLFVIGRNADAAWTVTSAEDANSDLYVEQLDASNTHYLHDGRWLPIQEQTVTLGCTNPPTDVTGLLTGLPNPQVPPLCPLTPTTMHLYRTLHGNAVADPDSDHHLYVHASTVDGRILQSLQAWDLAGQQHDATHFGAAVSNMGLGFNFFYVDDHGTIGYWHTGVYPIEAANADPTLPMPGTGAYDWQGFESWPAHPHVVNPSTGFVVNWNGKPAVGWWSKGLSGREAGFWGDEWESVPLAADVARRAPLSFAELGQVPRDVAYLDNPARVFLPYLRAALAATTDPQLEQVRGYLATWDGRRDFVNGTGGYGSPAVVFFDRWMEHVLARTEAPTLRGDFARNAGLDCSSPPCHYVSVDNLSAPTYKFEDATEQVLVAALRGETHWNWLGTAGGEQHALYQAALDAAAELTSAQGSDVAHWNEPVETGQFQAQGAISVPALDPLPNRGSYGQVIEARPTTASTPSRAAGATGGGTLAATGAGTMPAAGGLALLVLAAFGWRRRRLSAGGGSRRD
- a CDS encoding NAD(P)(+) transhydrogenase (Re/Si-specific) subunit beta — protein: MTARIDAIRLGYLFAAVCFIVALKGLSSPRSARAGNLVGAFGMVVATIATFFVPGLHRIGLIVGCVAVGTVIGVPAARSVKMTAIPQMVAAFNGVGGGAAALVSIADFVRIGGGPAVGTALAVVFSTAVGCVSFTGSVLTFAKLQELMTGRPVTIPGGRYINSAVAAVVLVLLVVVLVTGSTPALAILAVAALVLGVLFVLPVGGADVPVVISLLNSFTGLAVAASGAVLHNTLLLVAGTLVGASGTVLTRLMSQAMGRSLPNILFGSFTASGTSVALAAGAGDRAVRTGSVDDVAVLLAYSRRVVIVPGYGLAVAQAQHTIRELAELLEARGAAVAYAIHPVAGRMPGHMNVLLAEANVPYEHLKEMDEINPTFPQTDVVLVVGANDVVNPAARDSPGSPIYGMPILDVDAATNVVFMKRSMRPGFAGIDNELLYNAKTTMLFGDAKDTLTALVAAVKSA
- a CDS encoding NAD(P) transhydrogenase subunit alpha; translation: MRSLAAVGVTGEGGLALLTIFILSVVVGFEVISKVSSILHTPLMSGANAIHGVILIGSMLILGFATDGPEIGLGVAAVILATVNVVGGFVVTDRMLEMFKSRSSRGRDRQGSA
- a CDS encoding low temperature requirement protein A; the protein is MSGDEPDQLRAVLRMSCTAMPGAALVLAAAFVPADVRPVLWAVAFLAGMFGPNLFGLRGWRVNPTHFAERHGLIIVIAIGESLVSIGFGARSTHLSASVITAAVLGLVVAASFWLAYFDFASGGIEHLLAQHRARHGSPSPVTRTRTCICRWWPGSCSSGSRCVPRSLTSVSICP
- a CDS encoding DUF4192 domain-containing protein — translated: MVDLAAPGPATLALLEPADVIAAVPYLLGYRPDRSVIVLALSRLPSAAGAPPRSRLRSVSRTDIPAAADAATVARELVAESAAEGVAEVVVVVFGRAPATLWPCLEAELAARRIGIRDALRVEAGRWWSHLCADPACCPPDGTPVLEPTVPGGPARVAATLVAAGLAVLPSRQALSDLVRPDRGLDRLRVERAVARAGGSVGARLAADPRTARSLRAETLALLGATVRGHLTPGGAGPLPVATVARLVVGVHHPAVFDRCGRGPEWTAGRRGAAGLAVWAELLRRAPAGWSCGPGLILAAVASRYGDAPLARAAASQVRAAGPMAPLAGRLARLVDTPSSR